In Cicer arietinum cultivar CDC Frontier isolate Library 1 chromosome 1, Cicar.CDCFrontier_v2.0, whole genome shotgun sequence, one DNA window encodes the following:
- the LOC101505475 gene encoding RNA exonuclease 4-like isoform X3: protein MKTTYHSVHQPRCMVCKKHCKSFESLREHLTGPVARGVCSAIFFQCGCQLCLTLSDSPASLNDHRETCRLSAPTPLGTSELLYIDSHNENHADCRPGAIAMDCEMVGGGSDGSLELCARVCLIDEDENLIFHTYVRPQIPVTNYRYDITGLTEEHLRDGMPLKEVREKILQILYNGESIVKVSLDGGKARLLVGHDLAHDLDCLVMTYPDHMTRDTAKYRPLLKTNFVSHSLKYLTRTYLGYDIQTGTHDPYEDCISVMRLYKRIRGQSHKEEGYRTLTPGDNIGACDWWRSKELDNLTPDELYAISRSDYRCWCLDLKL, encoded by the exons ATGAAAACAACTTACCACTCTGTTCATCAGCCTAGATGTATGGTCTGTAAAAAGCACTGCAAATCTTTTGAATCTCTCAGAGAACATCTCACCG GACCTGTGGCTAGAGGAGTTTGTTCAGCGATTTTCTTTCAATGTGGTTGTCAACTATGTTTGACACTATCTGATAGTCCCGCTTCTCTCAATGACCATAGAGAAACATGTCGCCTATCTGCTCCTACTCCTCTA GGCACAAGCGAATTGCTCTATATAGACTCCCATAATGAAAACCACGCTGATTGCCGCCCTGGAGCAATTGCAATGGACTGTGAAATGGTGGGTGGCGGAAGTGATGGATCACTGGAACTTTGCGCTAGAGTATGCTTGATCGATGAAGATGAGAACTTAATCTTCCACACGTATGTACGACCTCAAATCCCTGTTACTAACTATAG GTATGATATAACTGGTCTCACAGAAGAGCATCTTCGAGATGGTATGCCACTTAAGGAAGTTCGTGAAAAGATATTGCAAATTTTATACAACGGAGAATCCATTGTAAAAGTTAGTTTGGATGGTGGAAAGGCCAGGCTACTTGTGGGTCATGACTTGGCACATGATTTAGATTGCTTGGTAATGACTTATCCTGATCACATGACGAG AGATACTGCAAAATACCGCCCATTGTTGAAGACAAACTTTGTCAGCCATTCGCTCAAATATCTTACCCGAACATATCTAGG TTATGATATCCAAACAGGCACTCATGACCCATACGAAGATTGTATTTCTGTAATGAGACTGTATAAGAGAATTCGAGGTCAAAGTCACAAAGAGGAAGGCTACAGAACGTTGACTCCAGGTGACAACATCGGCGCGTGTGACTGGTGG
- the LOC101505475 gene encoding RNA exonuclease 4-like isoform X1 codes for MNTEEDHSPNQIKRHKCSACFKQYKKKEHLIEHMKTTYHSVHQPRCMVCKKHCKSFESLREHLTGPVARGVCSAIFFQCGCQLCLTLSDSPASLNDHRETCRLSAPTPLGTSELLYIDSHNENHADCRPGAIAMDCEMVGGGSDGSLELCARVCLIDEDENLIFHTYVRPQIPVTNYRYDITGLTEEHLRDGMPLKEVREKILQILYNGESIVKVSLDGGKARLLVGHDLAHDLDCLVMTYPDHMTRDTAKYRPLLKTNFVSHSLKYLTRTYLGYDIQTGTHDPYEDCISVMRLYKRIRGQSHKEEGYRTLTPGDNIGACDWWRSKELDNLTPDELYAISRSDYRCWCLDLKL; via the exons ATGAACACGGAAGAAGACCATtctccaaatcaaatcaaaag ACACAAATGCTCGGCTTGCTTTAAACAATACAAAAAGAAAGAGCATCTTATTGAGCACATGAAAACAACTTACCACTCTGTTCATCAGCCTAGATGTATGGTCTGTAAAAAGCACTGCAAATCTTTTGAATCTCTCAGAGAACATCTCACCG GACCTGTGGCTAGAGGAGTTTGTTCAGCGATTTTCTTTCAATGTGGTTGTCAACTATGTTTGACACTATCTGATAGTCCCGCTTCTCTCAATGACCATAGAGAAACATGTCGCCTATCTGCTCCTACTCCTCTA GGCACAAGCGAATTGCTCTATATAGACTCCCATAATGAAAACCACGCTGATTGCCGCCCTGGAGCAATTGCAATGGACTGTGAAATGGTGGGTGGCGGAAGTGATGGATCACTGGAACTTTGCGCTAGAGTATGCTTGATCGATGAAGATGAGAACTTAATCTTCCACACGTATGTACGACCTCAAATCCCTGTTACTAACTATAG GTATGATATAACTGGTCTCACAGAAGAGCATCTTCGAGATGGTATGCCACTTAAGGAAGTTCGTGAAAAGATATTGCAAATTTTATACAACGGAGAATCCATTGTAAAAGTTAGTTTGGATGGTGGAAAGGCCAGGCTACTTGTGGGTCATGACTTGGCACATGATTTAGATTGCTTGGTAATGACTTATCCTGATCACATGACGAG AGATACTGCAAAATACCGCCCATTGTTGAAGACAAACTTTGTCAGCCATTCGCTCAAATATCTTACCCGAACATATCTAGG TTATGATATCCAAACAGGCACTCATGACCCATACGAAGATTGTATTTCTGTAATGAGACTGTATAAGAGAATTCGAGGTCAAAGTCACAAAGAGGAAGGCTACAGAACGTTGACTCCAGGTGACAACATCGGCGCGTGTGACTGGTGG
- the LOC101505475 gene encoding RNA exonuclease 4-like isoform X2, which produces MNTEEDHSPNQIKRHKCSACFKQYKKKEHLIEHMKTTYHSVHQPRCMVCKKHCKSFESLREHLTGPVARGVCSAIFFQCGCQLCLTLSDSPASLNDHRETCRLSAPTPLGTSELLYIDSHNENHADCRPGAIAMDCEMVGGGSDGSLELCARVCLIDEDENLIFHTYDITGLTEEHLRDGMPLKEVREKILQILYNGESIVKVSLDGGKARLLVGHDLAHDLDCLVMTYPDHMTRDTAKYRPLLKTNFVSHSLKYLTRTYLGYDIQTGTHDPYEDCISVMRLYKRIRGQSHKEEGYRTLTPGDNIGACDWWRSKELDNLTPDELYAISRSDYRCWCLDLKL; this is translated from the exons ATGAACACGGAAGAAGACCATtctccaaatcaaatcaaaag ACACAAATGCTCGGCTTGCTTTAAACAATACAAAAAGAAAGAGCATCTTATTGAGCACATGAAAACAACTTACCACTCTGTTCATCAGCCTAGATGTATGGTCTGTAAAAAGCACTGCAAATCTTTTGAATCTCTCAGAGAACATCTCACCG GACCTGTGGCTAGAGGAGTTTGTTCAGCGATTTTCTTTCAATGTGGTTGTCAACTATGTTTGACACTATCTGATAGTCCCGCTTCTCTCAATGACCATAGAGAAACATGTCGCCTATCTGCTCCTACTCCTCTA GGCACAAGCGAATTGCTCTATATAGACTCCCATAATGAAAACCACGCTGATTGCCGCCCTGGAGCAATTGCAATGGACTGTGAAATGGTGGGTGGCGGAAGTGATGGATCACTGGAACTTTGCGCTAGAGTATGCTTGATCGATGAAGATGAGAACTTAATCTTCCACAC GTATGATATAACTGGTCTCACAGAAGAGCATCTTCGAGATGGTATGCCACTTAAGGAAGTTCGTGAAAAGATATTGCAAATTTTATACAACGGAGAATCCATTGTAAAAGTTAGTTTGGATGGTGGAAAGGCCAGGCTACTTGTGGGTCATGACTTGGCACATGATTTAGATTGCTTGGTAATGACTTATCCTGATCACATGACGAG AGATACTGCAAAATACCGCCCATTGTTGAAGACAAACTTTGTCAGCCATTCGCTCAAATATCTTACCCGAACATATCTAGG TTATGATATCCAAACAGGCACTCATGACCCATACGAAGATTGTATTTCTGTAATGAGACTGTATAAGAGAATTCGAGGTCAAAGTCACAAAGAGGAAGGCTACAGAACGTTGACTCCAGGTGACAACATCGGCGCGTGTGACTGGTGG
- the LOC101505475 gene encoding RNA exonuclease 4-like isoform X4, producing MNTEEDHSPNQIKRHKCSACFKQYKKKEHLIEHMKTTYHSVHQPRCMVCKKHCKSFESLREHLTGPVARGVCSAIFFQCGCQLCLTLSDSPASLNDHRETCRLSAPTPLGTSELLYIDSHNENHADCRPGAIAMDCEMVGGGSDGSLELCARVCLIDEDENLIFHTYVRPQIPVTNYRYDITGLTEEHLRDGMPLKEVREKILQILYNGESIVKVSLDGGKARLLVGHDLAHDLDCLRYCKIPPIVEDKLCQPFAQISYPNISRL from the exons ATGAACACGGAAGAAGACCATtctccaaatcaaatcaaaag ACACAAATGCTCGGCTTGCTTTAAACAATACAAAAAGAAAGAGCATCTTATTGAGCACATGAAAACAACTTACCACTCTGTTCATCAGCCTAGATGTATGGTCTGTAAAAAGCACTGCAAATCTTTTGAATCTCTCAGAGAACATCTCACCG GACCTGTGGCTAGAGGAGTTTGTTCAGCGATTTTCTTTCAATGTGGTTGTCAACTATGTTTGACACTATCTGATAGTCCCGCTTCTCTCAATGACCATAGAGAAACATGTCGCCTATCTGCTCCTACTCCTCTA GGCACAAGCGAATTGCTCTATATAGACTCCCATAATGAAAACCACGCTGATTGCCGCCCTGGAGCAATTGCAATGGACTGTGAAATGGTGGGTGGCGGAAGTGATGGATCACTGGAACTTTGCGCTAGAGTATGCTTGATCGATGAAGATGAGAACTTAATCTTCCACACGTATGTACGACCTCAAATCCCTGTTACTAACTATAG GTATGATATAACTGGTCTCACAGAAGAGCATCTTCGAGATGGTATGCCACTTAAGGAAGTTCGTGAAAAGATATTGCAAATTTTATACAACGGAGAATCCATTGTAAAAGTTAGTTTGGATGGTGGAAAGGCCAGGCTACTTGTGGGTCATGACTTGGCACATGATTTAGATTGCTTG AGATACTGCAAAATACCGCCCATTGTTGAAGACAAACTTTGTCAGCCATTCGCTCAAATATCTTACCCGAACATATCTAGG TTATGA
- the LOC101505475 gene encoding RNA exonuclease 4-like isoform X5: MNTEEDHSPNQIKRHKCSACFKQYKKKEHLIEHMKTTYHSVHQPRCMVCKKHCKSFESLREHLTGPVARGVCSAIFFQCGCQLCLTLSDSPASLNDHRETCRLSAPTPLGTSELLYIDSHNENHADCRPGAIAMDCEMVGGGSDGSLELCARVCLIDEDENLIFHTYVRPQIPVTNYRYDITGLTEEHLRDGMPLKEVREKILQILYNGESIVKVSLDGGKARLLVGHDLAHDLDCLVMTYPDHMTR, translated from the exons ATGAACACGGAAGAAGACCATtctccaaatcaaatcaaaag ACACAAATGCTCGGCTTGCTTTAAACAATACAAAAAGAAAGAGCATCTTATTGAGCACATGAAAACAACTTACCACTCTGTTCATCAGCCTAGATGTATGGTCTGTAAAAAGCACTGCAAATCTTTTGAATCTCTCAGAGAACATCTCACCG GACCTGTGGCTAGAGGAGTTTGTTCAGCGATTTTCTTTCAATGTGGTTGTCAACTATGTTTGACACTATCTGATAGTCCCGCTTCTCTCAATGACCATAGAGAAACATGTCGCCTATCTGCTCCTACTCCTCTA GGCACAAGCGAATTGCTCTATATAGACTCCCATAATGAAAACCACGCTGATTGCCGCCCTGGAGCAATTGCAATGGACTGTGAAATGGTGGGTGGCGGAAGTGATGGATCACTGGAACTTTGCGCTAGAGTATGCTTGATCGATGAAGATGAGAACTTAATCTTCCACACGTATGTACGACCTCAAATCCCTGTTACTAACTATAG GTATGATATAACTGGTCTCACAGAAGAGCATCTTCGAGATGGTATGCCACTTAAGGAAGTTCGTGAAAAGATATTGCAAATTTTATACAACGGAGAATCCATTGTAAAAGTTAGTTTGGATGGTGGAAAGGCCAGGCTACTTGTGGGTCATGACTTGGCACATGATTTAGATTGCTTGGTAATGACTTATCCTGATCACATGACGAGGTAG
- the LOC101505162 gene encoding inactive protein kinase SELMODRAFT_444075 isoform X2 has translation MSREQKKRGNHDKVSDGAEKVIVAVKASKEIPKTALVWSLTHVVQPGDCITLLVVVPSQCSGRRLWGFPRFSGDCASAHRKSTSGASSENKNDITDSCSQMILQLHDVYDPNKINVRIKIVSGSPCGAVAAEAKKAQANWVVLEKQLKHEEKQCMEELQCNIVVMKHSQAKVLRLNLVGSQKKSIEETLPLPSEEHEMNGKQPKKKIGSLKSVKGTVVTPTSSPELETSFTATEVGTSSVSSSDPGTSPFFVSEVIAESKKKETIKENQGTDDTISDTDSENLSTTSASLRFKPWIADLFLHKQSSQREEERLERSYNRLQMSTTRALLEKFSRLDREAEIEISSYKTDLEFSGNVREAVALSRNAPPGAPPLCSICQHKAPVFGKPPRWFSYAELELATSGFSPANFLAEGGYGSVHRGVLPDGQVVAVKQHKLASSQGDVEFCSEVEVLSCAQHRNVVMLIGFCIEDKRRLLVYEYICNGSLDTHLYGRQRKPLEWSARQKIAVGAARGLRYLHEECRVGCIIHRDMRPNNILITHDFEPLVGDFGLARWQPDGDTGVETRVIGTFGYLAPEYAQSGQITEKADVFSFGVVLLELVTGRKAVDINRPKGQQCLTEWARPLLEECAIEELIDPRLVSHYLEHEVSCMLHAASVCIRRDPCSRPRMSQVLRILEGDTVMETPRHYSGSPSL, from the exons ATGAGTCGAGAACAAAAGAAGCGAGGGAATCATGACAAAGTTTCTGATGGTGCTGAGAAGGTTATTGTTGCTGTCAAGGCATCAAAAGAAATTCCAAAGACTGCTCTTGTTTGGTCTCTGACTCATGTTGTTCAACCCGGAGATTGCATTACATTGCTAGTTGTTGTACCTTCACAATGTTCAG GCAGAAGATTATGGGGTTTCCCTAGGTTTTCTGGTGACTGTGCTAGTGCACACAGGAAGTCAACTTCGGGAGCTAGTTCAGAGAACAAGAATGATATCACTGATTCTTGCTCTCAAATGATCCTTCAGCTCCATGATGTCTATGATCCAAATAAG ATAAATGTCAGGATTAAAATAGTTTCTGGATCACCTTGCGGAGCAGTGGCCGCTGAAGCCAAGAAAGCTCAAGCCAATTGGGTCGTATTAGAAAA ACAGCTCAAGCATGAGGAAAAACAATGCATGGAAGAGTTACAGTGCAACATTGTGGTTATGAAGCATTCCCAAGCTAAGGTACTTCGCTTGAATTTGGTTGGATCACAAAAAAAGAGTATCGAAGAAACACTTCCATTACCTTCTGAGGAGCATGAGATGAATGGAAAACAACCCAAGAAGAAGATTGGTTCTTTAAAGTCCGTAAAAGGAACAGTTGTCACGCCAACTAGCAGCCCTGAGCTAGAGACGTCATTCACAGCAACTGAAGTTGGCACTTCATCGGTGTCAAGCTCTGATCCTGGAACTTCGCCATTTTTTGTCTCTGAGGTCATTGCCGAgtcaaagaaaaaagaaactatCAAAGAAAATCAAGGAACTGATGATACTATTTCTGACACAGACAGTGAAAATTTGTCCACAACTTCAGCAAGTTTGAGATTTAAGCCATGGATCGCagatttatttttacataaacaaTCATCTCAACGCGAAGAAGAAAGGTTGGAGAGATCTTATAATAGGCTTCAAATGTCCACAACTAGAGCTTTGCTAGAAAAGTTCTCGAGGCTCGACAGAGAAGCTGAAATCGAAATCTCATCCTATAAGACCGACTTGGAATTCAGTGGAAATGTAAGAGAAGCAGTAGCCTTATCTAGAAATGCTCCACCTGGCGCACCTCCATTATGTTCAATATGTCAACACAAGGCTCCTGTTTTTGGAAAACCTCCAAGATGGTTCAGTTATGCCGAGTTGGAGCTAGCCACTAGTGGATTTTCACCAGCCAATTTCTTGGCAGAAGGAGGATATGGATCTGTTCACCGAGGAGTTCTGCCAGATGGGCAAGTTGTAGCTGTCAAACAACATAAATTGGCTAGTTCTCAGGGTGATGTTGAATTCTGCTCAGAGGTAGAAGTCCTGAGTTGCGCACAGCATCGGAATGTCGTTATGTTGATTGGGTTCTGTATTGAGGATAAGAGAAGGCTGCTGGTTTATGAATACATATGTAATGGATCATTGGATACTCATTTATATG GGAGACAAAGGAAACCATTAGAATGGTCTGCAAGGCAGAAAATTGCTGTCGGAGCTGCTCGGGGGTTGCGATATCTTCATGAAGAGTGCAGAGTGGGATGCATTATCCACCGCGACATGAGGCCTAACAACATTCTCATCACTCATGATTTTGAACCACTG GTTGGCGATTTTGGACTGGCAAGGTGGCAGCCTGATGGAGACACTGGAGTGGAAACTAGAGTTATTGGAACGTTTGG GTATTTGGCTCCTGAATATGCTCAAAGTGGACAAATAACTGAAAAGGCTGATGTTTTTTCCTTTGGAGTGGTATTATTGGAGCTTGTGACAGGGCGTAAAGCTGTGGATATAAACCGGCCCAAGGGTCAGCAGTGTCTTACTGAGTGG GCACGACCACTGTTAGAAGAATGTGCCATTGAGGAACTGATTGATCCAAGGTTGGTAAGTCACTATTTAGAACATGAGGTGTCTTGCATGCTACATGCGGCATCAGTATGCATAAGGCGAGATCCTTGTTCTAGACCACGCATGTCACAG GTTCTGCGAATTCTAGAGGGCGACACAGTCATGGAAACGCCGCGTCATTACAGTGGTTCCCCTTCCCTGTGA
- the LOC101505162 gene encoding inactive protein kinase SELMODRAFT_444075 isoform X1 produces MSREQKKRGNHDKVSDGAEKVIVAVKASKEIPKTALVWSLTHVVQPGDCITLLVVVPSQCSGRRLWGFPRFSGDCASAHRKSTSGASSENKNDITDSCSQMILQLHDVYDPNKINVRIKIVSGSPCGAVAAEAKKAQANWVVLEKQLKHEEKQCMEELQCNIVVMKHSQAKVLRLNLVGSQKKSIEETLPLPSEEHEMNGKQPKKKIGSLKSVKGTVVTPTSSPELETSFTATEVGTSSVSSSDPGTSPFFVSEVIAESKKKETIKENQGTDDTISDTDSENLSTTSASLRFKPWIADLFLHKQSSQREEERLERSYNRLQMSTTRALLEKFSRLDREAEIEISSYKTDLEFSGNVREAVALSRNAPPGAPPLCSICQHKAPVFGKPPRWFSYAELELATSGFSPANFLAEGGYGSVHRGVLPDGQVVAVKQHKLASSQGDVEFCSEVEVLSCAQHRNVVMLIGFCIEDKRRLLVYEYICNGSLDTHLYGRQRKPLEWSARQKIAVGAARGLRYLHEECRVGCIIHRDMRPNNILITHDFEPLVGDFGLARWQPDGDTGVETRVIGTFGYLAPEYAQSGQITEKADVFSFGVVLLELVTGRKAVDINRPKGQQCLTEWVSARPLLEECAIEELIDPRLVSHYLEHEVSCMLHAASVCIRRDPCSRPRMSQVLRILEGDTVMETPRHYSGSPSL; encoded by the exons ATGAGTCGAGAACAAAAGAAGCGAGGGAATCATGACAAAGTTTCTGATGGTGCTGAGAAGGTTATTGTTGCTGTCAAGGCATCAAAAGAAATTCCAAAGACTGCTCTTGTTTGGTCTCTGACTCATGTTGTTCAACCCGGAGATTGCATTACATTGCTAGTTGTTGTACCTTCACAATGTTCAG GCAGAAGATTATGGGGTTTCCCTAGGTTTTCTGGTGACTGTGCTAGTGCACACAGGAAGTCAACTTCGGGAGCTAGTTCAGAGAACAAGAATGATATCACTGATTCTTGCTCTCAAATGATCCTTCAGCTCCATGATGTCTATGATCCAAATAAG ATAAATGTCAGGATTAAAATAGTTTCTGGATCACCTTGCGGAGCAGTGGCCGCTGAAGCCAAGAAAGCTCAAGCCAATTGGGTCGTATTAGAAAA ACAGCTCAAGCATGAGGAAAAACAATGCATGGAAGAGTTACAGTGCAACATTGTGGTTATGAAGCATTCCCAAGCTAAGGTACTTCGCTTGAATTTGGTTGGATCACAAAAAAAGAGTATCGAAGAAACACTTCCATTACCTTCTGAGGAGCATGAGATGAATGGAAAACAACCCAAGAAGAAGATTGGTTCTTTAAAGTCCGTAAAAGGAACAGTTGTCACGCCAACTAGCAGCCCTGAGCTAGAGACGTCATTCACAGCAACTGAAGTTGGCACTTCATCGGTGTCAAGCTCTGATCCTGGAACTTCGCCATTTTTTGTCTCTGAGGTCATTGCCGAgtcaaagaaaaaagaaactatCAAAGAAAATCAAGGAACTGATGATACTATTTCTGACACAGACAGTGAAAATTTGTCCACAACTTCAGCAAGTTTGAGATTTAAGCCATGGATCGCagatttatttttacataaacaaTCATCTCAACGCGAAGAAGAAAGGTTGGAGAGATCTTATAATAGGCTTCAAATGTCCACAACTAGAGCTTTGCTAGAAAAGTTCTCGAGGCTCGACAGAGAAGCTGAAATCGAAATCTCATCCTATAAGACCGACTTGGAATTCAGTGGAAATGTAAGAGAAGCAGTAGCCTTATCTAGAAATGCTCCACCTGGCGCACCTCCATTATGTTCAATATGTCAACACAAGGCTCCTGTTTTTGGAAAACCTCCAAGATGGTTCAGTTATGCCGAGTTGGAGCTAGCCACTAGTGGATTTTCACCAGCCAATTTCTTGGCAGAAGGAGGATATGGATCTGTTCACCGAGGAGTTCTGCCAGATGGGCAAGTTGTAGCTGTCAAACAACATAAATTGGCTAGTTCTCAGGGTGATGTTGAATTCTGCTCAGAGGTAGAAGTCCTGAGTTGCGCACAGCATCGGAATGTCGTTATGTTGATTGGGTTCTGTATTGAGGATAAGAGAAGGCTGCTGGTTTATGAATACATATGTAATGGATCATTGGATACTCATTTATATG GGAGACAAAGGAAACCATTAGAATGGTCTGCAAGGCAGAAAATTGCTGTCGGAGCTGCTCGGGGGTTGCGATATCTTCATGAAGAGTGCAGAGTGGGATGCATTATCCACCGCGACATGAGGCCTAACAACATTCTCATCACTCATGATTTTGAACCACTG GTTGGCGATTTTGGACTGGCAAGGTGGCAGCCTGATGGAGACACTGGAGTGGAAACTAGAGTTATTGGAACGTTTGG GTATTTGGCTCCTGAATATGCTCAAAGTGGACAAATAACTGAAAAGGCTGATGTTTTTTCCTTTGGAGTGGTATTATTGGAGCTTGTGACAGGGCGTAAAGCTGTGGATATAAACCGGCCCAAGGGTCAGCAGTGTCTTACTGAGTGGGTAAGT GCACGACCACTGTTAGAAGAATGTGCCATTGAGGAACTGATTGATCCAAGGTTGGTAAGTCACTATTTAGAACATGAGGTGTCTTGCATGCTACATGCGGCATCAGTATGCATAAGGCGAGATCCTTGTTCTAGACCACGCATGTCACAG GTTCTGCGAATTCTAGAGGGCGACACAGTCATGGAAACGCCGCGTCATTACAGTGGTTCCCCTTCCCTGTGA
- the LOC101505162 gene encoding inactive protein kinase SELMODRAFT_444075 isoform X3 produces the protein MFRRLWGFPRFSGDCASAHRKSTSGASSENKNDITDSCSQMILQLHDVYDPNKINVRIKIVSGSPCGAVAAEAKKAQANWVVLEKQLKHEEKQCMEELQCNIVVMKHSQAKVLRLNLVGSQKKSIEETLPLPSEEHEMNGKQPKKKIGSLKSVKGTVVTPTSSPELETSFTATEVGTSSVSSSDPGTSPFFVSEVIAESKKKETIKENQGTDDTISDTDSENLSTTSASLRFKPWIADLFLHKQSSQREEERLERSYNRLQMSTTRALLEKFSRLDREAEIEISSYKTDLEFSGNVREAVALSRNAPPGAPPLCSICQHKAPVFGKPPRWFSYAELELATSGFSPANFLAEGGYGSVHRGVLPDGQVVAVKQHKLASSQGDVEFCSEVEVLSCAQHRNVVMLIGFCIEDKRRLLVYEYICNGSLDTHLYGRQRKPLEWSARQKIAVGAARGLRYLHEECRVGCIIHRDMRPNNILITHDFEPLVGDFGLARWQPDGDTGVETRVIGTFGYLAPEYAQSGQITEKADVFSFGVVLLELVTGRKAVDINRPKGQQCLTEWVSARPLLEECAIEELIDPRLVSHYLEHEVSCMLHAASVCIRRDPCSRPRMSQVLRILEGDTVMETPRHYSGSPSL, from the exons ATGTTCAG AAGATTATGGGGTTTCCCTAGGTTTTCTGGTGACTGTGCTAGTGCACACAGGAAGTCAACTTCGGGAGCTAGTTCAGAGAACAAGAATGATATCACTGATTCTTGCTCTCAAATGATCCTTCAGCTCCATGATGTCTATGATCCAAATAAG ATAAATGTCAGGATTAAAATAGTTTCTGGATCACCTTGCGGAGCAGTGGCCGCTGAAGCCAAGAAAGCTCAAGCCAATTGGGTCGTATTAGAAAA ACAGCTCAAGCATGAGGAAAAACAATGCATGGAAGAGTTACAGTGCAACATTGTGGTTATGAAGCATTCCCAAGCTAAGGTACTTCGCTTGAATTTGGTTGGATCACAAAAAAAGAGTATCGAAGAAACACTTCCATTACCTTCTGAGGAGCATGAGATGAATGGAAAACAACCCAAGAAGAAGATTGGTTCTTTAAAGTCCGTAAAAGGAACAGTTGTCACGCCAACTAGCAGCCCTGAGCTAGAGACGTCATTCACAGCAACTGAAGTTGGCACTTCATCGGTGTCAAGCTCTGATCCTGGAACTTCGCCATTTTTTGTCTCTGAGGTCATTGCCGAgtcaaagaaaaaagaaactatCAAAGAAAATCAAGGAACTGATGATACTATTTCTGACACAGACAGTGAAAATTTGTCCACAACTTCAGCAAGTTTGAGATTTAAGCCATGGATCGCagatttatttttacataaacaaTCATCTCAACGCGAAGAAGAAAGGTTGGAGAGATCTTATAATAGGCTTCAAATGTCCACAACTAGAGCTTTGCTAGAAAAGTTCTCGAGGCTCGACAGAGAAGCTGAAATCGAAATCTCATCCTATAAGACCGACTTGGAATTCAGTGGAAATGTAAGAGAAGCAGTAGCCTTATCTAGAAATGCTCCACCTGGCGCACCTCCATTATGTTCAATATGTCAACACAAGGCTCCTGTTTTTGGAAAACCTCCAAGATGGTTCAGTTATGCCGAGTTGGAGCTAGCCACTAGTGGATTTTCACCAGCCAATTTCTTGGCAGAAGGAGGATATGGATCTGTTCACCGAGGAGTTCTGCCAGATGGGCAAGTTGTAGCTGTCAAACAACATAAATTGGCTAGTTCTCAGGGTGATGTTGAATTCTGCTCAGAGGTAGAAGTCCTGAGTTGCGCACAGCATCGGAATGTCGTTATGTTGATTGGGTTCTGTATTGAGGATAAGAGAAGGCTGCTGGTTTATGAATACATATGTAATGGATCATTGGATACTCATTTATATG GGAGACAAAGGAAACCATTAGAATGGTCTGCAAGGCAGAAAATTGCTGTCGGAGCTGCTCGGGGGTTGCGATATCTTCATGAAGAGTGCAGAGTGGGATGCATTATCCACCGCGACATGAGGCCTAACAACATTCTCATCACTCATGATTTTGAACCACTG GTTGGCGATTTTGGACTGGCAAGGTGGCAGCCTGATGGAGACACTGGAGTGGAAACTAGAGTTATTGGAACGTTTGG GTATTTGGCTCCTGAATATGCTCAAAGTGGACAAATAACTGAAAAGGCTGATGTTTTTTCCTTTGGAGTGGTATTATTGGAGCTTGTGACAGGGCGTAAAGCTGTGGATATAAACCGGCCCAAGGGTCAGCAGTGTCTTACTGAGTGGGTAAGT GCACGACCACTGTTAGAAGAATGTGCCATTGAGGAACTGATTGATCCAAGGTTGGTAAGTCACTATTTAGAACATGAGGTGTCTTGCATGCTACATGCGGCATCAGTATGCATAAGGCGAGATCCTTGTTCTAGACCACGCATGTCACAG GTTCTGCGAATTCTAGAGGGCGACACAGTCATGGAAACGCCGCGTCATTACAGTGGTTCCCCTTCCCTGTGA